The Onthophagus taurus isolate NC chromosome 6, IU_Otau_3.0, whole genome shotgun sequence region CAACTTACTTTTTGAGTAATATTTTCGGACGTAGAACCGACACGACCGACGGCAAGGAAAATATAATTATCCAGGAAATCTCTAGCAAGCATCTGAATGGGGTGGGGAAAGGTAGCCGAAAACATGAGAGTTTGGCGATCGCCAGTGCGCGGCATCGGCTCCTTTTCGAGAATATTTCTGATTTGGACTTCAAAACCCATATCCAACATACGATCGGCTTCGTCCAACACCAGGTACTTGCAGTAATCTAACCCAATTTTACCTCGCTCAATCATATCGAGAAGTCGACCTGGAGTCGCCACCAATAAGTGACACCCGCGGTCTAAATCCTTCATTTGATCACCTACATTAGCTCCACCATAACTACAACAAAgcttcttttattaaaaagttttaaaataaattaattaaaaaaaatcaaattttatgaaaatcagattataaaaatcaacattaattttaattctgttGGGAAAAGAAGACTAAAATGTTACAGAATCATCATGTtcatctttttatttattaattaattttaatttttgattaacttACACTACACATGGTCTGACTCTGGATCTATAGGCGAATTTCTTGCTCTCATCGTAAATCTGCGTGGCTAATTCGCGCGTCGGCGCTAAAACGAGCCCAAGAGGGTATTGTTTACGGCGGTAGCTGCGCGGCAAGTTGTTCGGGGGTCCACGTTCGTACATTTGGTTGAGTATGGGCACAAGGAACGCGGCCGTTTTTCCGGAACCGGTTTGCGCGCACGCCATCACATCTCTTTTACTCAAAATGATTGGGATTGCGTATTTTTGCACAGGAGTTGGTGTATCATATCTTGCCATAACAATATTTTGGCGAATTATTTCTGTCAACTGTACTTCctcaaactaaaaataaaacataaaaataagtttatgaAATAGAGTAGATGAAAATATTACTTACAGATGTAATGTGTCTGGGGACTTTATCGCCGGTCGCCTCGACGGGTATATCCTCATATTTACTAAAGTTGATGCCCGTATTTCCCGTGCCAAATAATTCGAGTTCAATACGTTCGTCGCGCGGCAACGGCACCGTCCAGTCGTGGTCGTTGCGGCGACCGTCGCGGTCTGACCAGCGCGAGTTGTTCTCGCGGCGATCTTCACCCCAACGGCCGTTGTCTCGTGAGGGTTGTTGTTTTTCCGGTTCCTGCCAGCGATCGTTACGGGGCAGGTCGCGCTCGCGGTCGGGATATCGTCCGCCTCCAGCGCCACCACCGCCTCCTCCGCCACCGCGATTCCAGCTTTCGCGACTCTCGAACACATCACCATTCTGGTAATGATCTCGACCACCGCGGGATCTACCAAAATCTTTTCTATAAATTcacatatttaaataaaaccgatTAATAACCAAACGAACGCAGAGTACGAAAACGAGTTTGGTGCGattgaaaacttaaaatacaTACCTAGTGTTAAAGCTGGAGAAATCGGCTTGACGTTCGCGATTATCACGTCCTCCTCTATTACTATACGAATTTCTACCACCGCTGTTGCGAGTATCTCCACGATCCTTGTCGGCGTTAGTGTCCGGCTGACTTTGGAGCTTGTTGCGCAAATGCGGGGGTATGTACCTGCCGCCGCCGCTGCGGCTCTGCAAGTCCAGACCAGCAAACtagaaagttaaaataaaattattatttcgtaCAAATTCacattcatattaaaaattgtattcatcattttcatacaaaatGTAATAGAACTGCccaatttgaaaattactGATTACAGAGTCAAAAGTGAAGTACTGAGAAGATGAACCACCTTCAGTTGAGGTTCCAATCTCTACCAAATATAAATCTCCAGTATCTGACAGTCCATCCTCGATATTAGAGATCacatatatttaaattgtGCGACATTCGAGATTGGAGTTTCATCAGGGTAATAGGTGATAGCCTTAGTGGTTGAACTTTGGCCAAAACCACAAAACCTTTAGTTCCGCACTTTctaaagtattaatttatattgagGATCCACgtcatctttttttttaaaggagAGTAGGTAGCTAAATGATATTGACCCGATCACGTTTACTTCGCCTCCACTTCATCGAGTCGCATTTCCCAGACTGGCAAGACTGGTTAGAAGACTAAAACATGGAAATGCCTTGTCTTGCAATCTATTCGCAGTTGAACCTAAAACGGGCCATTAAATGCGTACGCAGAAGGCAGAAGATATAGTGATCATTGGGAGAACGCAACGAGAGGTACAAGAAGGATTCATCACTCTGaagaatattaataattgtaataGGAGTAAGAGCATAGAAGAGTGCGCGGAATAGTGAAGACTGGAAAGATGTTCTCAAGCAGTCAACTAAAAATAAGAGAGCcttatttgataataaaactgataatttttttggtgattcaatgtcaatttcttttgaaaacataaaattagtCATAGCATTACACTACGATTTAATCGATTTGAAGacataaatttgacaaattaTCACGAAATACCATAATCATAATGGAATTAGTGGTTgatgatgaaaaaatttaaaaaagttccaTTATTTTCGTGGTTATAATCCTTACAATACAAaatcaattcaattttattttgaaggtAAGAAAAGGATTTGAAAGGAAATTTTGTAGGCTCCTTTAAAAGCCACGTTCAAATGCGTGacgtttttattataaatctcTTTATACATACAATAATATTCATAGCATCATGTTACAGTAACTTAATCTAAATGAAAacaatgtaaaataaaacagaaccagaagttgt contains the following coding sequences:
- the LOC111421123 gene encoding ATP-dependent RNA helicase DDX3X isoform X1, with product MSNAPNHNGSGLEQQFAGLDLQSRSGGGRYIPPHLRNKLQSQPDTNADKDRGDTRNSGGRNSYSNRGGRDNRERQADFSSFNTRKDFGRSRGGRDHYQNGDVFESRESWNRGGGGGGGGAGGGRYPDRERDLPRNDRWQEPEKQQPSRDNGRWGEDRRENNSRWSDRDGRRNDHDWTVPLPRDERIELELFGTGNTGINFSKYEDIPVEATGDKVPRHITSFEEVQLTEIIRQNIVMARYDTPTPVQKYAIPIILSKRDVMACAQTGSGKTAAFLVPILNQMYERGPPNNLPRSYRRKQYPLGLVLAPTRELATQIYDESKKFAYRSRVRPCVVYGGANVGDQMKDLDRGCHLLVATPGRLLDMIERGKIGLDYCKYLVLDEADRMLDMGFEVQIRNILEKEPMPRTGDRQTLMFSATFPHPIQMLARDFLDNYIFLAVGRVGSTSENITQKVFWVEEHDKRSVLLDMLNAAELTQPSAESLTLVFVETKKGADSLEEFLHNDGYPVTSIHGDRSQREREDALRQFRSGNTPILVATSVAARGLDIPHVKHVINFDLPSDVEEYVHRIGRTGRMGNLGLATSFFNSRNHNLASALLDLLAEAKQEIPNWLESVAADGRSASSGRRGGKGRFGSGGFGSRDYRQQSGGGSNTRNQRSNGNSGGYGHDGYNGGGYYGNDRGGNYGGNYNSNSTVQDWWDNSGDDNASSRR
- the LOC111421123 gene encoding ATP-dependent RNA helicase DDX3X isoform X2 — protein: MSNAPNHNGSGLEQQFAGLDLQSRSGGGRYIPPHLRNKLQSQPDTNADKDRGDTRNSGGRNSYSNRGGRDNRERQADFSSFNTRSRGGRDHYQNGDVFESRESWNRGGGGGGGGAGGGRYPDRERDLPRNDRWQEPEKQQPSRDNGRWGEDRRENNSRWSDRDGRRNDHDWTVPLPRDERIELELFGTGNTGINFSKYEDIPVEATGDKVPRHITSFEEVQLTEIIRQNIVMARYDTPTPVQKYAIPIILSKRDVMACAQTGSGKTAAFLVPILNQMYERGPPNNLPRSYRRKQYPLGLVLAPTRELATQIYDESKKFAYRSRVRPCVVYGGANVGDQMKDLDRGCHLLVATPGRLLDMIERGKIGLDYCKYLVLDEADRMLDMGFEVQIRNILEKEPMPRTGDRQTLMFSATFPHPIQMLARDFLDNYIFLAVGRVGSTSENITQKVFWVEEHDKRSVLLDMLNAAELTQPSAESLTLVFVETKKGADSLEEFLHNDGYPVTSIHGDRSQREREDALRQFRSGNTPILVATSVAARGLDIPHVKHVINFDLPSDVEEYVHRIGRTGRMGNLGLATSFFNSRNHNLASALLDLLAEAKQEIPNWLESVAADGRSASSGRRGGKGRFGSGGFGSRDYRQQSGGGSNTRNQRSNGNSGGYGHDGYNGGGYYGNDRGGNYGGNYNSNSTVQDWWDNSGDDNASSRR
- the LOC111421123 gene encoding ATP-dependent RNA helicase bel isoform X3 produces the protein MSNAPNHNGSGLEQQFAGLDLQSRSGGGRYIPPHLRNKLQSQPDTNADKDRGDTRNSGGRNSYSNRGGRDNRERQADFSSFNTRKDFGRSRGGRDHYQNGDVFESRESWNRGGGGGGGGAGGGRYPDRERDLPRNDRWQEPEKQQPSRDNGRWGEDRRENNSRWSDRDGRRNDHDWTVPLPRDERIELELFGTGNTGINFSKYEDIPVEATGDKVPRHITSFEEVQLTEIIRQNIVMARYDTPTPVQKYAIPIILSKRDVMACAQTGSGKTAAFLVPILNQMYERGPPNNLPRSYRRKQYPLGLVLAPTRELATQIYDESKKFAYRSRVRPCVVYGGANVGDQMKDLDRGCHLLVATPGRLLDMIERGKIGLDYCKYLVLDEADRMLDMGFEVQIRNILEKEPMPRTGDRQTLMFSATFPHPIQMLARDFLDNYIFLAVGRVGSTSENITQKVFWVEEHDKRSVLLDMLNAAELTQPSAESLTLVFVETKKGADSLEEFLHNDGYPVTSIHGDRSQREREDALRQFRSGNTPILVATSVAARGLDIPHVKHVINFDLPSDVEEYVHRIGRTGRMGNLGLATSFFNSRNHNLASALLDLLAEAKQEIPNWLESVAADGRSASSGRRGGKGRFGSGGFGSRDYRQQSGGGSNTRNQRSNGNSGGYGHDGYNGGGN